One Rutidosis leptorrhynchoides isolate AG116_Rl617_1_P2 unplaced genomic scaffold, CSIRO_AGI_Rlap_v1 contig430, whole genome shotgun sequence genomic window carries:
- the LOC139883647 gene encoding wall-associated receptor kinase 2-like, translating into MKIVRQLVLVAVAWWLRQGGTPTVAGHCARRCGRVPIPYPFGLERGCVSSDEFLLNCSTTEGSGGRLLFRTNIKQIETPENYSIRRISVSDSTMVIRLPELNDCYNQSGSPLNTSTNLDFNLSAYPQYIFSATRNALTVLGCDTYALTIGRGVDEYDFSRGGCISYCNKYVDLAKETTCSGIGCCQASIPKGLKRLHIGIDSFNEHKNVSNFSSCGVAFVGDKELFNISSRRLPTFDDLGKTSDLVLDWMIGWNVTCEQARLKSSYACGNNTECRDFVDGPDGPGYRCFCKAGCEGNPYNLSRGCEGN; encoded by the coding sequence ATGAAGATAGTGCGGCAGCTTGTACTGGTGGCTGTAGCCTGGTGGTTGCGACAAGGCGGCACTCCCACCGTGGCCGGACATTGTGCACGCAGGTGTGGGAGAGTGCCCATACCTTATCCCTTCGGGCTCGAACGCGGGTGCGTGAGTTCCGATGAGTTTTTGCTCAATTGCAGTACCACCGAAGGGAGCGGTGGTCGACTACTGTTTCGCACGAATATCAAACAAATTGAGACGCCGGAGAATTATTCGATACGCAGGATCTCAGTCAGCGACTCGACCATGGTCATCAGACTCCCCGAACTAAACGACTGCTACAACCAGTCTGGCTCGCCATTAAACACAAGCACAAATCTGGACTTCAATCTATCTGCATATCCACAGTACATATTCTCGGCCACCCGGAACGCCCTCACAGTCCTCGGTTGTGACACCTACGCGCTCACGATCGGGCGCGGGGTCGACGAATATGATTTTTCCCGGGGCGGCTGCATCTCCTATTGCAACAAGTACGTTGACTTGGCGAAGGAGACCACTTGCTCTGGTATCGGTTGCTGTCAAGCATCCATTCCGAAGGGGCTCAAGAGGCTCCACATTGGAATCGACTCCTTCAACGAACACAAGAATGTCTCGAATTTCAGCTCTTGTGGAGTGGCCTTCGTGGGGGACAAAGAGTTATTCAATATCTCCAGCAGGAGACTCCCGACCTTCGATGATTTGGGCAAGACGTCGGACCTTGTTCTGGACTGGATGATCGGATGGAACGTCACCTGCGAACAGGCGAGGTTGAAATCGAGCTATGCCTGTGGCAACAACACTGAGTGTCGCGACTTCGTGGATGGACCGGATGGACCGGGTTACCGTTGCTTTTGCAAGGCTGGGTGTGAGGGGAATCCCTATAATCTCTCCCGCGGGTGTGAAGGTAATTAA
- the LOC139883648 gene encoding putative wall-associated receptor kinase-like 16, translating to MYVNKKSDEPIVFSSRYTYQHTHLTYACKDQSSHSEVNDMETATPRLGLATWASCITAKARFLPVLYANPFRALVPSMQSCSICLLHNVECKNPGADRPFKAIVGILATGVGTYASALASVAWKLRIRKINFRKNGGKLLKHPRVRIFTEAELAKATNNYDESKKLGEGGFGSVYKGRIAVGESGFGSANKGRIIEVAIKKPKDVHKPLMKKGFQDQLKTVILKNHENVVKLYGICLETRIPLLVYEYILNDTLFKHIHPKASAILRSWKNRLRIATEAALALKEMHSSKIIHGNIKSANILLDHNYLVKISDFGTSQLMSPEHSHIVAAEKEGTLGYIDPEYLTTGKLTIESDVYSFGVVLMELLTEKKPISSDTNEFGEPINIISHFISSVKNGTLSDVVNFEAASEEEIKQVETVAEIAAKCLDQSRRKRPTMSEVAQQLAPINQSLTVAGNIEVDGTIDASAEILVTTEASEHAMSSCLSWLDLASSCI from the exons ATGTATGTAAATAAAAAATCCGATGAGCCCATCGTATTTAGTAGTAGGTACACATATCAGCACACCCACCTCACTTATGCTTGTAAAGATCAATCTTCTCATTCCGAGGTAAATGATATGGAAACAGCAACCCCTCGCCTTGGTCTTGCAACGTGGGCTTCATGCATCACTGCAAAAGCTCGATTTCTGCCAGTTTTGTATGCAAATCCTTTCCGAGCTCTTGTGCCCTCAATGCAGTCAT GTTCAATTTGTCTTTTGCATAATGTAGAGTGCAAGAATCCTGGTGCTGATCGTCCCTTCAAAGCTATTGTAG GGATCCTTGCAACCGGTGTTGGCACATATGCTAGTGCTTTAGCCTCGGTCGCATGGAAGTTgagaattagaaagataaactttAGAAAAAATGGAGGAAAGCTCTTGAAACATCCGCGAGTTCGAATCTTTACAGAGGCAGAGCTAGCAAAAGCAACCAACAACTATGATGAAAGCAAGAAGCTAGGTGAGGGTGGTTTCGGTTCCGTTTATAAAGGGAGAATAGCAGTGGGTGAGAGCGGTTTTGGCTCCGCCAATAAAGGGAGAATAATCGAGGTTGCAATCAAGAAGCCTAAAGATGTGCACAAGCCTCTAATGAAGAAGGGATTCCAAGATCAACTTAAAACTGTGATACTAAAAAACCATGAAAATGTGGTGAAGCTATATGGCATATGTTTGGAGACTAGAATACCTTTGCTGGTTTATGAATATATTTTGAATGATACTCTCTTCAAACACATCCATCCGAAAGCGTCGGCCATCTTGAGATCATGGAAAAACCGACTTAGAATAGCCACTGAGGCTGCTCTTGCACTTAAGGAAATGCATTCCAGCAAGATCATTCATGGCAACATCAAGTCGGCAAATATACTTCTGGATCATAATTACTTGGTGAAAATATCTGATTTTGGAACTTCACAGCTTATGTCACCGGAGCATAGTCATATCGTAGCCGCCGAAAAAGAAGGCACCTTGGGCTACATCGATCCGGAATATTTAACCACCGGTAAGCTTACAATTGAGAGTGATGTATACAGCTTTGGAGTTGTCCTTATGGAGTTGCTCACCGAAAAGAAGCCTATAAGTTCAGATACTAATGAGTTCGGAGAGCCAATCAATATTATCTCTCATTTCATCTCTTCTGTGAAGAACGGGACCCTCTCTGATGTCGTAAATTTTGAGGCTGCTAGTGAAGAAGAAATCAAGCAAGTAGAAACTGTTGCTGAGATTGCAGCGAAGTGCTTAGACCAAAGCAGAAGGAAGAGGCCAACAATGAGTGAAGTGGCTCAGCAACTCGCCCCAATTAACCAGAGCTTGACGGTTGCAGGAAACATTGAAGTCGATGGAACAATCGATGCCTCCGCCGAGATTCTAGTAACTACGGAGGCGAGCGAACATGCGATGTCAAGCTGTCTTTCCTGGCTGGATTTAGCATCCTCCTGCATTTGA